The nucleotide window TGTTGCAATGTGCCTATTTCACTTAATAAGCGCTGAAGTTTATTTAATGGTAGAGGGTAAACATAGTGTAACGCTAATAATTGCTGTATTTCATTTTGCATGTCATCTCTCCTTATTGAAAGTTAGTATGACCGCATAGCAAATTTTTTGCGACGAGTAACCGCAGGAGCACAATTTTTCTGCAACGAGCAACCACAGGAGTAAACGATAGCTTATAGGGATCGCTATATAGAAAAAAGTGTAGCATAAAATATGCTACACCTTCCACAACAATCGAAATTAATGTGTTTTACATTTGTCGTAAAGACCTTTTTCTTTGATGACACGAATTAATGTTTCGCCGATAACAGATGGTGTATCTGCTACTTCAATACCTGCTGCGTTCATCGCTTTGATTTTTTCAGCAGCTGTACCTTTACCGCCTGAAATAATCGCACCAGCATGTCCCATACGTTTACCTGGAGGTGCTGTTTGACCACCGATAAAGCCAACAACTGGTTTTGTCATGTTCGCTTTTACCCACTCAGCCGCTTCTTCTTCAGCTGTACCACCGATTTCACCAATCATAACTACCGCATATGTGTCTGGGTCGTCATTGAACGCTGATAATACATCGATAAAGTTTGTCCCGTTTACAGGGTCACCACCGATACCAACCGCTGTTGATTGACCGATACCTTCTTGTGATAATTGGTGTACTGCTTCATACGTTAATGTACCTGAGCGTGATACAACACCAACATGACCTTTTGTATGGATGTAGCCTGGCATAATACCAATTTTACATTCATCAGATGTAATAACACCTGGACAGTTTGGTCCTACTAAACGTGTTTTCTTGCCTTCCATATAACGTTTTACTTTCACCATATCAAGAACAGGGATATGCTCTGTAATACAGATTGCCATATCTAAGCCTGCATCTACTGCTTCCATAATTGCATCTGCTGCAAATGGTGCTGGTACGTAGATAACAGATACGTTAGCGCCTGTTGCATTTACTGCGTCTTGAACAGTATTGAATACTGGTACTCCTTCTACTTCTAAGCCGCCTTTACCCGGTGTAACACCAGCTACGATTTTTGTACCGTATTCAAGCATTTGCTTTGTATGGAAAAGTGCTGTTTCCCCAGTAATCCCTTGTACGATTACTTTCGTGTCTTTATTAATATAAACACTCATTAATTCTCCCTACCTTCCTTAGCCTACAAGTCCTACGATTTTTTGTGCGCCATCAGCCATAGAATCTGCTGCGACAATATTTAAACCAGATTCGTTTAATAATTTTTTACCAAGCTCTACGTTTGTACCTTCTAAACGCACTACTAATGGAATTGTTAACCCTACTTGCTTCGTTGCTTCAATAACACCCTCTGCAATAACGTCACACTTCATAATTCCACCGAAAATATTAACGAAAATACCTTTTACATTCACGTCAGATAGGATGATTTTAAATGCTTCTGTTACTTTTTCTGCTGTAGCGCCGCCCCCAACGTCAAGGAAGTTCGCCGGTTGACCGCCGTAATAGCTGATTGTATCCATTGTTGCCATTGCTAAACCAGCACCGTTAACCATACAGCCGATGTTACCATCTAAAGAGATGTAGCTTAAATCATATTTAGAAGCTTCGATTTCTTTTGCATCTTCCTCATCAAAGTCACGTAATTCAACGATGTCTTTATGACGGTATAATGCGTTTGCATCGAAGTTAAATTTCGCATCAAGTGCTACTACTTCATCGTCACCTGTTACAACTAATGGGTTGATTTCAACGATTGATGCATCTTTTTCAACGAATGCTTGGTATAAGCCTAGCATTAATTTAACTGCTTTGTTTACTAATTTCGCTGGAATATTCATATTGAATGCCATACGACGTGCTTGGAAGCCTGTTAAGCCTGTTACAGGATCAATCACTTCTTTGAAGATTTTTTCAGGCGTATTCTCTGCCACTTCTTCAATATCCATACCGCCTTCTTCAGAGCCCATTAAAGTGACACGAGAAGTCGCACGGTCAAGTACTAAACCTAAGTAGTATTCTTTACGAATATCTGATCCTTCTTCAATGTAAAGACGTTTTACTTCTTTACCTTCTGGACCAGTTTGGTGTGTTACTAATATTTTACCAAGTAGTTCTTTTGCGTAAGTACGTACCTCGTCAAGATTTTTGGCAATCTTAACACCGCCCGCCTTACCTCGACCACCTGCGTGGATTTGTGCTTTTACAACTGTTACGTTAGCGCCTAATTCTTTCGCTACTTTCACAGCTTCATCTGGAGAAAACGCTACTTTTCCTTTCGGTACAGCAACGCCATACTTTCTCAAGATTTCCTTCCCTTGATACTCATGGATATTCATAATCCATCCTCCTATCAGACAATTTGGATATTATTTTAATTACCATCATCTATTTTATACAAACAATCTGACAATGTCTATAATTGTCTTTTATGCGGAATTTTCAATCAATTATACTGTATTATTCTCGGAAAAATGTTGTTTTTTGTTATAAAACAGCAAAACGACGCTAATCGCGTCGTTTTAATTCATTATGCTGACGATCCAAATGATAAATAAAGGCGAATACTTCTGCTACTGCTTGATATAGCTGCTCTGGTATTGTTTCGTTTAAATCAAGCTGTCCTAACAATTCGACAAGATTCGAATCCTCATGAATCGGGACATTATGGAGCGATGCCTGTTCTAAAATATTTTCAGCGATTTTCCCTTTACCTTTTGCAACTACTTTTGGACCTGCATTTTCACCAGGGTTATAGGAAAGCGCAATCGCTTCTTTTCTGACATATCTTTTTTCACTCATACGCGAATATCCACCCCGCTATGCTCCTCTGCTTGTTCTGATATAGGGCGGTCGCTTTGTTGTTGTGCTGAGCTTTCAAATTGCTTAATAAAGACAGCTGATAATTGATAATCCTTGCTTAACAAGCCTTCCTTCAACGATTTTTTTAATGGCTCTGCTAATGGTGCTAATCCTTCATTATCATTAAAAAGCGTTACTGTAACAACACGATTTTGCACTTGCATATCGATAACTGTTTCTTGCAAAGACTCCATATGCAAATAGAAAAGAACTCGCGCATAGTTGGCATCAATTTTGCCATCTTCTTTCATGCGACCATTCCACTGCAAAGTGGCATCCATTTTTTTACCGAAAAATTCTAACGGTACTTGCATAACGAGCTGATGCTGATGTCCATTTTCTCCTGATAATAGCTGCATACCATTCATACGTGCCATCACCGTTTCAGCAGCGTCACGTAGTGCAGGTGGTGTTGTCATATCTTGAATCAGTGCTAATAACTGTGGCTTTAGCTGTCCTGCAACTGCCTGCATGTCTACTGCTTTATTTTGCAGCGTGGCCTCATAGCTTATCCCTAATCCTTTTAATACGGTTTTCATTGCTTGTTCCATTGCCTTGCTGTCCATGCTCGATTGAAGCTGTGCATCTGCCTGTGTTAGTTGTGATTGAATCGCAGGCTGTGGTATATTTTTAGCTTCTTGTACAATATTTTTCAGCAATGTGTCCTGTTGATGTGCCGTCAGCTCAGGCTTTAGCATAGATAAAATTTGTTCTTTTGCTGATAAGCCATGCTCATTCGTTGTAAATTGCTGTGTTGCTGTGTTATTGGCATAGGCTTTTAATAGTTCCGTTTGCAGTTGCTGCCCAAATGCTGTGAGTGTCTGCTTGCTTTGAGGTAGCTGTGAAAAGCGTTCAACAAGCTGCTGTAAGTGCTCCTTTTGTGTTGTCGTTAATAGATTATCATTTGCGATAAAGGCACGCGCTTGCTCTACAATAGCACTACTTTGCTCTGGTCTAGCTTGCAGTATTTGTGCGATAAGCTGTCCTGCGCTATTTGCGGGTGCTTGTCCTTGCGCTTGCTGCCCTTGCCAATTAGCTAATGTTGCATTTTGTGGTACTACTCCTGCCTGCTTTAGCAACTGCAATGCTTGTAACCGCTCACTAACATTCGATGCTGAATCACTTAGTAGCTGCACTGCTTTACCAAGCATCATTCCACCAAGCTCTGCATCAAACGGCTTAGCAAGCGATTGAAGCTGCCCTATAATAGAGGATTTTAATTGCTCATTGCCACCTACTGTAGCTGCTAATTGCTGCAATAAATTTTGCAGGGCTGTGGACATACCATCTGTTTTTGCTCCTTGTACTAACGCTTGAAATACTTGATTGGTAAAGGGCATTTTGTATTCCACCATGCGCTGTATTGCGAGGAGAGCATCTTGCTTCGAAATCCCTTCAGGCAAGCTTTTCATCCATTGCTCCGCCTGTATAAGCTGCTCTCTTGAAATGGGCATTTGCTGCTTCATAAAATGACCTAACACCTGTTGCATATCTGCTGTTTTTGGCAAATTCATCGCTTCTAAAAGCTGTGTCATTTGCTGTGCTGGTGTCAAGGTTGCCGACATTGGATTAGAGACGACCTTTAATTCAGCTTGTGCCCCTGCCGTATTCGTCACTTGAAAGAAATGTGCATCCCCAACCTTTAACGGCACCTCTAATTTTGCAACTAATTTATTATTACCAACTTGTATTTCTGCCATTTGATCTGGGTAAAGCTGCTTAATTGTGCCATGAAATATTTGTCCTTGCTTTAATGTAAGCGGCTGATTTGCTGTCATAACTTGCGCTTGAGCTTGCGTTGCAATTGGATTAAATGATGTAGATGTCATGCAATCACCCCTTCATCATAGATTTGATTGGCTCAAAGCTTGCTCGATGGTGCAACGTAGGCCCATATGCTGAAAGTGCCTCTAAATGCTGCTTCGTTCCATAACCTGCATGCTGTTCAAAGCCATATTGTGGGAACTGTTGTGCAAGCTCCTCCATATATTGATCACGTGCTGTTTTTGCTAAAATAGAGGCAGCTGCTATCGCTAAGCTTTTTGCATCGCCTTTTATGATAGACTGCTGTGGAATTTTAATCGGCAATGTCATTGCATCTACTATAACAAAATTGGGTTTGATTTTTAATGTTTCCACACTGGTCGCCATCGATTGCTTCGTCGCCTCGTATATATTAAGTTCATCAATTATTTTTGCACTTTGAAAATGAATGCTGTAGCTAAGTGCGTGCTTCTTCACAAGCGTACACATATACTCTCTCGCTTCCTTAGACAATTGCTTTGAATCATTTAAGCCTAGCAATGCTTGACAGTTTTCAGGTAAGATAACAGCCGCCGTCACAACAGGACCCGCTAATGGTCCGCGCCCTGCCTCATCAACACCTGCTACTAGCTGACCAAACTGTGCATCAAAAGCAATTTTAGCCTCATGCTCTTGCTGTAGCCTTTGCTTTTTGTCCATGCGTTTTAAAAATTGCTGCCATGCCTTTTGTACACCTGTGCGCTCATCTTGCTGGATTTCCTCCATCCAAGCTTCATATTGTGTTGCAGCTTTCAAAGCTGCTGCAATTTCTTTTATCGTTTGCATCTTATATAACCTCATCTCTATTACGTATATCGGCTTGTTTTGCGCCATTTTTATTTCCATTTATCAGAATTCGGCAGAAAATGCCCACTTCTACTGAAAGCATTTGGTGGATGTCAGAGCTTAATTGATAGAGAGTGATAAAATGAAGCTGTATCAATAGTTCATGCTTAAATAAATAGCTGTATAGACATAGCTTGTTAATCTATTGTCCATACAGCTTTATTTTTTTATTTTGTTAAGGCTTCTTTTTCTAATTCTTCAGCTACAAAATCAAATGTCAGCTTCCCTAAATACTGACTGCGAATATCACGTACGATAAGCTCCGCTACTTGATCATAGTCGATTTCTCCACCTTGCCCGAAAACACGGCGTAGTTTACCGATATGGTTGAATGTTTCCACTAAGTCATCATGGACAAAAGTTAATTTGTAACGCTCTTCCATTCGTGCTGGGTAGTGTAGTGATAAGAAACGTAAGCCGTATACAGCTAAGTCTTCCATATTCGTAATTGTATCTTTAATCGCACCTGTTAAAGCTAGCTTATAACCAATTTCTTGGTCCTCGAATTTCGGCCATAAAATGCCTGGTGTATCGAGTAATTCTAATTCTTTTGCCACTTTAATCCATTGCTGTGCCTTCGTAACACCTGGTGTATTACCTGTTTTTGCGATATTTTTTTTCGCTAAGCGATTAATTAATGTTGATTTCCCTACATTCGGAATGCCGACAATCATTGCACGAATAGCACGGGGTTTCATACCTTTTGCCTTCATACGTGCCCATTTATCTGCTAAAATCGCTTGTGCTGCCTTTGTGACAGCCTGTAGACCTTTGCCTTCAAGTGAATTAATCGCTACTGCTTTCTGCCCTTGCTCTTCAAAATAGTGCAGCCATTTGCGTGTTTCAGCTTCATCTGCCATATCTTGTTTATTTAAAATAAGCAGCCTTGGTTTTTGATGAATGACTTGGTCAATCATCGGGTTGCGTGATGATAGCGGAAGTCTTGCATCCACTAGCTCAAACACGATATCTACAAGCTTTAAATTTTCGGACACTTCTCGGCGTGCCTTCGCCATATGCCCTGGAAACCATTGAATTGTCACAACCAAATCCTCCTATTTAAAAGGGGGCGTCTTTGATTTTTTAGACGCCCCCTTAGCCTATTATTTCACTATCTTTATGTCACTTACTGGCCAAAAGATAAGATTTGTATTTCCGATAATTTCTTTTTGATCTACAAGACCGATATGACGGCTATCTTT belongs to Lysinibacillus louembei and includes:
- the ylqF gene encoding ribosome biogenesis GTPase YlqF — encoded protein: MTIQWFPGHMAKARREVSENLKLVDIVFELVDARLPLSSRNPMIDQVIHQKPRLLILNKQDMADEAETRKWLHYFEEQGQKAVAINSLEGKGLQAVTKAAQAILADKWARMKAKGMKPRAIRAMIVGIPNVGKSTLINRLAKKNIAKTGNTPGVTKAQQWIKVAKELELLDTPGILWPKFEDQEIGYKLALTGAIKDTITNMEDLAVYGLRFLSLHYPARMEERYKLTFVHDDLVETFNHIGKLRRVFGQGGEIDYDQVAELIVRDIRSQYLGKLTFDFVAEELEKEALTK
- a CDS encoding ribonuclease HII, which encodes MQTIKEIAAALKAATQYEAWMEEIQQDERTGVQKAWQQFLKRMDKKQRLQQEHEAKIAFDAQFGQLVAGVDEAGRGPLAGPVVTAAVILPENCQALLGLNDSKQLSKEAREYMCTLVKKHALSYSIHFQSAKIIDELNIYEATKQSMATSVETLKIKPNFVIVDAMTLPIKIPQQSIIKGDAKSLAIAAASILAKTARDQYMEELAQQFPQYGFEQHAGYGTKQHLEALSAYGPTLHHRASFEPIKSMMKG
- a CDS encoding EscU/YscU/HrcU family type III secretion system export apparatus switch protein, with translation MSEKRYVRKEAIALSYNPGENAGPKVVAKGKGKIAENILEQASLHNVPIHEDSNLVELLGQLDLNETIPEQLYQAVAEVFAFIYHLDRQHNELKRRD
- the sucC gene encoding ADP-forming succinate--CoA ligase subunit beta; the encoded protein is MNIHEYQGKEILRKYGVAVPKGKVAFSPDEAVKVAKELGANVTVVKAQIHAGGRGKAGGVKIAKNLDEVRTYAKELLGKILVTHQTGPEGKEVKRLYIEEGSDIRKEYYLGLVLDRATSRVTLMGSEEGGMDIEEVAENTPEKIFKEVIDPVTGLTGFQARRMAFNMNIPAKLVNKAVKLMLGLYQAFVEKDASIVEINPLVVTGDDEVVALDAKFNFDANALYRHKDIVELRDFDEEDAKEIEASKYDLSYISLDGNIGCMVNGAGLAMATMDTISYYGGQPANFLDVGGGATAEKVTEAFKIILSDVNVKGIFVNIFGGIMKCDVIAEGVIEATKQVGLTIPLVVRLEGTNVELGKKLLNESGLNIVAADSMADGAQKIVGLVG
- the sucD gene encoding succinate--CoA ligase subunit alpha yields the protein MSVYINKDTKVIVQGITGETALFHTKQMLEYGTKIVAGVTPGKGGLEVEGVPVFNTVQDAVNATGANVSVIYVPAPFAADAIMEAVDAGLDMAICITEHIPVLDMVKVKRYMEGKKTRLVGPNCPGVITSDECKIGIMPGYIHTKGHVGVVSRSGTLTYEAVHQLSQEGIGQSTAVGIGGDPVNGTNFIDVLSAFNDDPDTYAVVMIGEIGGTAEEEAAEWVKANMTKPVVGFIGGQTAPPGKRMGHAGAIISGGKGTAAEKIKAMNAAGIEVADTPSVIGETLIRVIKEKGLYDKCKTH